In the Malaya genurostris strain Urasoe2022 chromosome 1, Malgen_1.1, whole genome shotgun sequence genome, one interval contains:
- the LOC131439034 gene encoding zinc finger protein 501-like — protein sequence MEFCLARDGILKTEGPENNPVSFSLTSAPPIDFATQGVDQICDKEFTQRSDPHKNVLVHNGKQVYSCEICGDQFSLKNALIKHTIVHTKHQQLECNVCGKEFRSNQRLKDHTNVHIGERPYKCTKCEKDFSSKKILVQHMHIHTSQRSYKCIVCGKQFTIKAYLTEHMSIHQSEYRYNCEVCGKGFNHGTSLTKHKRIHTNEKFKCTICEKEFTTKYYLSRHENIHVDDYEHKCEVCGKGFNAKSLLKDHEHSHTGERPYKCTVCGKDFYGKKNLALHMHLHTSERPYKCTVCGKDFTIMAYLSKHMLIHTDDYRHECEVCGKGFVTRSLLKDHERCHTGERPYKCTVCGKDFAIQSYLSRHMFIHESDYRYKCEVCGKGINHSSSFAKHKRLHTNEKHKCTICGKDFTTKSYLSEHMLSHTDNYKHKCDVCGKGFTKKYC from the coding sequence ATGGAATTTTGCCTTGCACGAGATGGTATACTTAAAACGGAAGGACCAGAAAATAATCCTGTTTCATTTTCCTTAACTTCTGCTCCACCAATCGATTTCGCGACTCAAGGCGTAGATCAGATTTGTGATAAGGAATTCACACAGAGAAGTGATCCTCATAAAAACGTCTTAGTACATAATGGGAAACAGGTGTATAGTTGCGAGATTTGCGGAGATCAATTTTCATTGAAGAACGCCCTAATTAAGCACACGATCGTTCATACTAAACACCAACAATTAGAGTGTAATGTCTGTGGCAAAGAATTTCGGTCTAATCAGCGATTGAAGGACCACACAAATGTACACATAGGAGAGCGTCCGTACAAGTGCACTAAATGCGAAAAAGATTTTTCGTCTAAAAAAATTCTTGTTCAACACATGCACATTCACACAAGCCAGCGTTCGTACAAATGCATTGTATGCGGAAAACAATTTACCATTAAGGCTTATCTAACTGAACATATGTCGATACACCAAAGTGAGTACAGGTATAACTGCGAAGTGTGTGGCAAAGGCTTTAATCATGGTACTAGCCTCACGAAACACAAACGCATACATACGAACGAGAAGTTTAAATGTACCATATGCGAGAAAGAGTTTACCACTAAGTACTATCTCAGCAGACACGAAAATATTCATGTGGATGACTACGAGCACAAGTGTGAAGTGTGCGGCAAAGGATTCAACGCCAAATCGCTTTTGAAAGACCACGAACATAGTCACACAGGTGAACGGCCTTACAAATGCACTGTATGTGGAAAAGACTTTTatggtaaaaaaaatcttgcattaCACATGCATCTTCACACAAGTGAGCGACCGTACAAATGCACCGTGTGTGGAAAAGATTTCACCATTATGGCTTACCTATCGAAACACATGCTTATTCACACGGATGATTATAGGCATGAGTGTGAAGTGTGTGGCAAAGGATTTGTGACCAGATCACTCCTGAAAGACCACGAACGCTGCCATACAGGAGAGCGACCGTACAAATGCACTGTATGTGGAAAGGATTTCGCGATTCAGTCTTACCTATCCAGACACATGTTTATTCACGAAAGTGACTACAGGTACAAGTGTGAAGTGTGTGGTAAAGGCATTAATCATAGTTCAAGCTTCGCGAAACACAAACGTCTTCATACGAACGAGAAACACAAATGCACCATATGCGGAAAAGATTTTACCACCAAAAGTTACCTAAGCGAACACATGCTTAGCCACACGGATAATTACAAGCATAAATGTGATGTGTGTGGCAAAggattcacaaaaaaatattgctGA